Proteins encoded in a region of the Zunongwangia endophytica genome:
- a CDS encoding metallophosphoesterase family protein, whose translation MTNIKNKNSGRRAFITRSGLALASFPFLSKSCQNSSKEPKEESSETSFEFAFLTDIHIKPEMNAPKGFQMAINKVNELNPDFVLTGGDLVYDVMRGDHKKSESLFDLYKQLIQGFKMPVYNCIGNHDLFGIYEESPEDENHPDYKYGMWERHFGDSYYSFDHKGWHFVTLNSLDVTHDKKYKGFFNQDQLEWLKEDLKKVNNSTPIVITTHIPMICTYSQLNGEGGSRTVANAFEVFIILEAYNLKLVLQGHIHWKEYGDVNDRFQFLTGGSIAGNGWKGRRHNTKEGFVKIKVESEDFSWEYVDHGWEDERLKAENRAI comes from the coding sequence ATGACCAATATTAAAAATAAAAATTCTGGGCGTAGAGCATTTATAACTCGTTCAGGATTAGCTTTAGCTTCTTTTCCATTTTTATCTAAATCTTGCCAAAATTCATCTAAAGAGCCTAAAGAAGAATCAAGTGAAACTTCTTTTGAATTTGCTTTTTTAACGGATATTCATATCAAACCTGAAATGAATGCTCCTAAAGGTTTTCAAATGGCCATAAACAAAGTAAACGAGTTAAATCCAGACTTTGTTTTAACCGGAGGAGACTTGGTTTACGATGTTATGCGTGGAGATCATAAGAAGAGCGAATCACTTTTTGATTTATATAAACAATTGATTCAGGGATTTAAAATGCCAGTATATAATTGTATAGGAAATCATGATTTGTTTGGTATATATGAAGAAAGTCCTGAAGATGAGAACCACCCAGATTATAAATATGGAATGTGGGAAAGACATTTTGGAGATTCTTATTATTCTTTTGATCACAAAGGATGGCACTTTGTTACGTTAAATTCTTTAGACGTGACCCATGATAAAAAATATAAAGGGTTTTTTAACCAAGATCAGTTAGAATGGTTAAAAGAGGATCTCAAAAAAGTCAATAATTCTACCCCTATTGTGATTACCACCCATATACCTATGATTTGTACATATTCCCAATTGAACGGAGAGGGAGGTAGTCGTACAGTTGCTAATGCTTTTGAAGTATTTATAATATTAGAAGCTTATAATTTGAAATTAGTATTACAAGGACATATTCATTGGAAGGAATACGGAGATGTGAATGATAGATTCCAATTCTTAACTGGAGGTTCTATAGCAGGAAATGGTTGGAAAGGCCGCAGACATAATACCAAAGAGGGCTTTGTGAAAATAAAGGTAGAAAGCGAGGATTTTTCGTGGGAATATGTTGATCACGGTTGGGAAGATGAACGGCTTAAAGCAGAGAACCGTGCAATATGA
- a CDS encoding AraC family transcriptional regulator, which yields MEFIFDKIYIPNNHSFITREIALSGETIIHSHKNIELNYIASGTGRRIVGDNISNFEKGDLVLLGAELPHCWELLDREKNEEPNCIVTHFSEELLLNEYFKMPELQNILLLIKQASRGIHFKVENDYEIREILIGLSQSEGLEYYIGLLRIFNLLLKIKDRKKLSNPLNQSSVFSKNIEKINKVYEYVFLNIQEGINLEEASSVLNMAPSSFCRFFKKKTGITFMEYVKNVRVGMAAKLLAKTDKQITEICYESGYNNLANFNHYFKVSMGVTPTEYRKNFR from the coding sequence ATGGAATTTATTTTTGACAAAATATATATCCCAAATAACCACTCATTTATTACCAGAGAAATTGCGCTTTCTGGCGAAACTATAATACACTCTCATAAAAACATTGAACTAAATTATATAGCATCTGGGACAGGCAGAAGAATTGTTGGCGATAACATTTCTAATTTTGAAAAAGGAGATCTAGTGTTGTTAGGTGCTGAGTTGCCACATTGTTGGGAACTTCTAGATAGAGAAAAAAATGAAGAGCCTAATTGCATAGTGACTCATTTTTCAGAAGAATTATTATTAAATGAGTATTTCAAAATGCCAGAACTCCAAAATATTCTTCTCTTAATCAAACAAGCGAGTCGAGGTATTCATTTTAAAGTCGAAAATGATTATGAAATACGTGAAATCTTAATAGGACTTTCCCAAAGTGAAGGCTTGGAATATTATATAGGATTATTGAGGATTTTTAATCTCTTATTAAAGATTAAAGACCGAAAAAAATTATCGAATCCTTTGAATCAATCTTCTGTATTCTCAAAAAATATTGAAAAAATCAATAAAGTTTATGAGTACGTGTTTTTAAATATTCAGGAAGGTATTAATCTGGAAGAAGCATCCTCTGTACTAAATATGGCTCCAAGTTCTTTCTGTAGGTTCTTCAAGAAAAAAACAGGTATTACATTTATGGAATATGTTAAAAATGTACGAGTAGGAATGGCGGCCAAACTTTTAGCTAAAACAGATAAGCAAATCACTGAAATTTGTTACGAAAGTGGCTATAATAATCTAGCTAATTTTAACCACTATTTTAAGGTAAGTATGGGTGTAACCCCTACAGAGTATAGAAAAAACTTCAGATAA
- a CDS encoding purple acid phosphatase family protein, which produces MQKCLQALSVVILLNFTLHAQHKHSDSLTHHHSHYTEHVETPAHKLIFPSSTPDRIISNLTEDQAHTFAVNWRTDQQVLNGVVEVALATDGPEFLLDGVRRIDAISEKIENQNRNEALVKATYHSALVTDLLPNTTYVYRVGNGEKNDDYWSEWFQIKTAKTGSEEPFSFIYFGDAQNNIKSLWSRVIRSSYRKFPKVDFMLHAGDLINDRDSNLEWGEWFYAGSFIHATVPSVMTPGNHEYRDGVLTSLWKPQFTLPENGPTEDLKETCFSIDYQDMKLISIDSEAFDESMESRNAQIEWLESVLKSNTKKWITIFTHYPVYSTAEGRDNWELREAIKPLIDKYKVDLVLQGHDHTYARGFPENKGKGLTVVKDIGTVYAVSVSGPKMYESKDQNWMVRRGEYTQLFQIITVAENSISYGAYTPIGTLYDSFKIIKKNGKKKLINMMPKTPTRLKEDFVKPD; this is translated from the coding sequence ATGCAAAAATGTCTACAAGCATTATCAGTGGTGATATTGCTTAATTTTACACTACATGCACAACATAAGCACTCAGATAGCTTAACCCATCATCATTCACATTACACAGAACATGTTGAAACGCCGGCTCACAAATTAATATTTCCTTCAAGCACTCCAGATCGTATTATATCTAATCTTACAGAAGATCAAGCACATACCTTTGCTGTGAATTGGCGTACAGATCAGCAGGTTTTAAATGGGGTAGTAGAAGTAGCGCTAGCAACTGATGGCCCGGAGTTTTTACTAGATGGTGTTCGTAGAATAGATGCCATATCAGAGAAAATTGAAAATCAAAATAGAAATGAAGCGCTGGTTAAAGCTACTTACCATTCTGCTTTGGTTACAGATTTATTGCCAAATACGACCTATGTATATAGAGTAGGTAATGGCGAAAAAAATGATGACTATTGGAGCGAATGGTTTCAAATTAAAACCGCTAAAACAGGGAGCGAAGAGCCCTTTAGCTTTATTTATTTTGGAGATGCTCAAAACAATATAAAGTCATTATGGTCTAGAGTTATACGCAGTTCATATCGTAAATTTCCAAAAGTTGATTTTATGCTTCATGCAGGAGATTTGATTAATGACCGAGACTCTAATCTAGAATGGGGAGAATGGTTTTATGCAGGTAGCTTTATTCATGCCACAGTACCTAGTGTAATGACTCCAGGTAACCATGAATACAGGGATGGTGTTTTAACTTCTCTTTGGAAACCTCAATTTACACTTCCTGAAAATGGACCTACAGAGGATTTGAAAGAAACCTGCTTTTCTATCGATTATCAGGATATGAAATTGATTTCGATAGATAGTGAAGCTTTTGATGAAAGTATGGAATCAAGAAATGCACAAATAGAATGGTTGGAATCTGTATTAAAGTCAAATACAAAAAAATGGATAACTATTTTTACACATTATCCGGTATATTCAACTGCTGAAGGGCGTGATAATTGGGAACTACGAGAAGCTATAAAACCACTTATAGATAAATACAAAGTAGATTTGGTATTACAAGGGCATGATCATACATATGCAAGAGGTTTTCCTGAAAATAAGGGTAAAGGGCTAACAGTTGTGAAAGATATAGGTACTGTGTATGCAGTATCGGTAAGTGGACCAAAAATGTATGAATCAAAAGACCAAAACTGGATGGTGAGAAGAGGAGAATATACTCAACTTTTTCAGATTATTACGGTTGCAGAGAATTCGATTAGTTATGGAGCATATACTCCAATAGGTACACTTTACGATTCCTTTAAAATCATCAAAAAAAATGGTAAAAAGAAATTGATAAATATGATGCCAAAAACTCCTACAAGATTAAAAGAAGATTTTGTGAAGCCAGATTAA
- a CDS encoding glycerophosphodiester phosphodiesterase family protein, translated as MKIFKLVIVGIFSFFISCAAPKISSNLKDTIEVFNDANSKMILVAAHRGAHLNNFENSIASTKKAIQIGVDIIEVDLRTTKDGHLVLMHDSKIDRTTTGNGEVEEMTLAEIRQYHLKSSSGKISEESVPTFEEFLKITKGKIMVDLDMKTDNVEGILTNVAKNAIDNEVLYFDNDYNQLNKIQNLKKSAQLMPRAYSYQMADSAITRFKPAVIHIDDKFYTSKVVELIKNNNAKIWINTLGKFDSEIREGEIENVMKKILKNGANIIQTDEPEKLLEFLKSKNLHN; from the coding sequence ATGAAGATTTTTAAGCTGGTAATAGTAGGGATATTCTCCTTTTTTATTTCTTGTGCAGCACCCAAAATTTCTAGTAATCTCAAAGACACTATAGAAGTTTTTAACGATGCTAATTCAAAAATGATTTTGGTGGCTGCCCATAGGGGAGCACATTTAAATAATTTTGAAAATTCTATAGCATCCACAAAAAAAGCTATCCAAATTGGCGTAGATATCATAGAAGTAGACTTACGAACCACTAAAGATGGACATTTAGTTTTAATGCACGATTCTAAAATAGATCGAACCACTACTGGTAATGGGGAAGTAGAGGAGATGACTTTAGCAGAAATTCGTCAATATCACTTAAAATCATCTTCTGGAAAAATAAGTGAGGAGTCTGTACCTACTTTCGAGGAGTTCTTAAAGATAACTAAGGGTAAAATTATGGTCGATCTAGATATGAAAACTGATAATGTGGAAGGAATTCTTACTAATGTAGCGAAAAATGCTATTGATAATGAAGTTTTATATTTTGATAATGATTATAATCAATTAAATAAAATTCAAAACTTAAAAAAATCAGCACAATTGATGCCTCGTGCATATTCATATCAGATGGCAGATTCGGCAATTACTCGGTTTAAGCCCGCTGTAATTCATATAGATGATAAATTTTATACTAGTAAAGTGGTAGAATTAATTAAAAATAATAATGCCAAAATTTGGATAAACACTTTAGGGAAATTTGATTCTGAAATTCGAGAAGGAGAGATAGAAAATGTAATGAAAAAAATACTTAAGAACGGAGCCAATATTATACAGACCGATGAACCTGAAAAATTATTGGAGTTTTTAAAATCTAAGAATCTACATAATTAG
- a CDS encoding RNA polymerase sigma-70 factor, with translation MDDELLKTLKEGDKRALTALYNKYWKMLYISSFNLLNKRETCEEIIQDVFIDLWNNRSKVEIRVSLKSYLFACVRYKVFSEFRKSKTLHVELFENIDSRLQQVTPESKIIHEELKEHIKVVVNNLPEKCQNVYKLSRYEQLTHKEISEKLGVSTKTVENHITIALKILRSSLGDIYFIVLLFHL, from the coding sequence ATGGATGATGAATTACTTAAAACACTAAAAGAAGGAGACAAGCGAGCATTAACAGCTTTATATAATAAGTATTGGAAAATGTTATATATATCTTCTTTTAATCTTCTAAATAAAAGAGAGACTTGTGAAGAAATTATTCAAGACGTGTTCATTGATCTATGGAATAACCGATCTAAGGTTGAGATTAGAGTTTCATTAAAAAGTTATCTCTTTGCATGCGTGAGATATAAAGTATTTTCAGAATTTAGGAAGAGTAAAACTTTGCACGTTGAGTTATTTGAAAATATAGACTCTAGATTACAACAAGTTACTCCCGAATCTAAGATTATTCACGAGGAATTAAAAGAACATATAAAAGTCGTAGTAAATAATCTTCCTGAAAAATGCCAAAACGTATATAAACTGAGTAGATATGAGCAACTGACTCATAAGGAGATTTCAGAAAAGTTAGGTGTTTCAACTAAAACAGTAGAAAATCACATTACAATAGCTCTTAAAATTCTTCGCTCATCTCTTGGGGATATATACTTTATAGTACTACTTTTTCATCTATAA
- a CDS encoding FecR family protein, translated as MEINNTKFQKLIEQYLSGDINSEELQQLINYYESFQKDDVWIDKMGEEKELKSKMLISILQSLEYEPETKTIPLYTKSFFKYAIAASIAFFAAINFYYYNQKNEIDLVGDSNVQIGGDKATLILANGCSVNLGNGKEYHSASVYSDGKKLIYHGEKDNQASKVSYNYLSVPIGGEFFVELADGTEVWLNSDSKIAFPENFEDGEKREVELIYGEAYFKVSPSSEHKGSRFVLKTGEQDIEVLGTQFNVKAYKEDTNIYTTLVEGVVKLNSTDSQSKNLVPGEQAIFSKQNKDLIISPVEISYEVSWKEGVFKFKYKNLEQIMTVLSRWYNVQVIYEDENLKEVKFNGQLRKDQELKDILELFKNTNFITNYEVKNNVVILK; from the coding sequence TTGGAGATTAATAATACAAAGTTCCAAAAACTCATAGAACAATATCTAAGCGGTGATATTAATAGTGAAGAGCTTCAGCAGCTTATAAATTATTATGAAAGTTTTCAGAAAGACGATGTTTGGATTGATAAAATGGGTGAGGAGAAGGAACTTAAAAGTAAAATGCTTATTTCTATTCTCCAATCATTGGAATATGAACCGGAGACAAAGACAATACCGCTTTATACGAAAAGTTTCTTTAAATATGCTATAGCTGCCAGTATAGCATTTTTTGCAGCAATTAACTTTTACTATTATAATCAAAAAAATGAGATTGACTTAGTTGGGGACTCTAATGTGCAAATAGGGGGTGATAAAGCAACTCTAATCCTTGCAAATGGTTGTAGTGTTAATTTAGGAAATGGAAAAGAGTATCATTCAGCATCGGTTTATAGTGATGGGAAGAAGCTAATCTATCACGGTGAAAAAGACAATCAGGCTTCAAAGGTTTCATATAATTATTTAAGTGTTCCTATAGGAGGAGAGTTTTTTGTTGAATTAGCCGATGGTACGGAGGTTTGGTTAAATTCAGATTCAAAAATTGCCTTTCCAGAAAATTTCGAAGACGGAGAAAAAAGAGAAGTAGAATTGATTTATGGGGAAGCATATTTTAAAGTCTCTCCAAGCTCAGAACATAAAGGATCAAGATTTGTCTTGAAAACGGGCGAACAGGATATCGAGGTTTTGGGAACCCAATTCAATGTAAAAGCTTATAAAGAAGATACTAATATCTATACAACTTTAGTCGAGGGTGTTGTAAAATTGAATAGTACCGATAGCCAAAGTAAAAATTTAGTTCCTGGGGAACAGGCAATCTTCAGCAAACAAAATAAGGATCTAATTATTTCGCCCGTCGAAATATCTTATGAAGTTTCTTGGAAAGAAGGTGTATTCAAGTTCAAATATAAAAACCTAGAGCAAATTATGACCGTATTATCACGATGGTATAACGTTCAGGTTATTTATGAGGATGAAAATTTGAAGGAAGTAAAATTTAATGGACAACTTCGAAAAGACCAAGAGTTAAAAGATATCTTAGAATTGTTTAAAAACACAAATTTTATAACGAATTATGAAGTAAAAAATAACGTAGTTATACTGAAATAA
- a CDS encoding SusC/RagA family TonB-linked outer membrane protein codes for MKSFVFLFCTTVFSFTSTNILSQNANISIDSDKTISVDEVLNLVMSQTDYVFVYQSDLFKDLPEVELKKGIIKANNLLNSSLVDSNFDFVYDNEYTIIFKEKPNTTQQQLLVSGTITDEQGMPLPGLTVYISSTQPNMEQGENGSKTMVRGTVTDFDGKFSIQADKGQFLVITGVGYEMYYQKVESTMKNVSISLKEEMNSLEEVMVVGYGTTKKKDLTGSVGSVKAEELGQIQTQTVDQALIGKVAGVYVQNRGGQPGAGAFVQVRGLSQIRGDNQPLYVIDGVPINITPNTESLGIINYGSRENPLLSINPDDIERVDILKDASAAAIYGSRAANGVVIVTTKRGKRGEAPRLSFNVSSTIQNPVDTYDYLDASDYISWTQGNARRILSGVPEENWESAYPVQNRILKNPDSYFGNADANWQDIIKNKNALWTKYSLSVSGGTEKASYFTSLGISDQDGAMIGNNFKRYNLSTNVDANVTDLLKVGTSINYNYSINKNKGFTSLSQGQFRPDLTPYNDDGSYSTFDGEYGEQFTLLGNGNQMRDKRISKNLLATIFGEYEIIDDLKFKSRISIGLKEDNIDEFYTSKSTEALYEGLYYSRPGAVLGVQTNNNWSTTFTNTLNFNKTINKNHTIDAVVGVSWDRSRYDAESQTYRGFPDDDILTNIASASFFDDANSESLQQGLNSIFGRINYNYKSKYLATFTARRDGSTKFGPDNQFGFFPSGALAWNMHNEDFLREVSFVNQLKLRASLGRVGSDNLPSFTYLSYYQALENGDSYYDGQNGIAVTGVPNTGIRWEETDQLDLGAEFSLFNNRLEGEIVYYEKNTSGIILFSPIPAETGFNSWNTNIADVSNKGWEITIGGDIIRNKNFTWNSSLNIATVKNNVDHLYGSNSGDQTGIVEGQPIGVIMGYDVIKIVQTQEEIDELNSTLDGRYQSSLRQPGDYLFKDINGDGKVNTNDRTPIGNPNPDFFGGWNNRLSYKNWSLNMNWNFVSGAQREYEMITKLRSIDINSNITNLVSNTWAENNTDATYARHGSRSHGSTPSSKSIVDASYIKLRSASISYNLPKKWFGDTGISNTRLTLSGNNLITITDYPGLDPEDVSSFGFANRSTNFNSDDGLSYPNVRTFTFALNVTF; via the coding sequence ATGAAAAGTTTCGTTTTTTTATTCTGTACAACTGTATTCAGTTTTACGTCTACTAACATTTTATCTCAAAATGCTAATATTAGCATCGATTCTGATAAAACAATTTCAGTAGATGAGGTACTTAATTTAGTGATGAGTCAAACTGATTATGTTTTTGTATATCAGTCCGATTTGTTCAAAGACTTGCCAGAAGTCGAATTAAAAAAAGGAATTATCAAGGCTAACAATTTGCTTAATTCTAGTTTGGTAGATAGCAACTTTGATTTTGTATATGATAATGAATATACAATTATTTTTAAAGAAAAACCGAACACAACTCAACAACAGCTGCTTGTTAGTGGAACAATCACCGATGAGCAGGGAATGCCTTTACCTGGATTGACTGTTTATATTTCCAGTACCCAGCCGAATATGGAGCAAGGTGAAAATGGAAGCAAAACTATGGTAAGAGGCACTGTTACCGATTTTGATGGCAAATTTTCAATTCAAGCAGACAAAGGACAGTTTTTAGTTATTACGGGTGTAGGGTATGAAATGTATTACCAAAAAGTAGAATCTACAATGAAAAATGTTTCTATTTCCTTGAAGGAAGAAATGAATTCTTTAGAAGAGGTTATGGTGGTTGGGTACGGAACAACAAAAAAAAAGGATTTAACAGGATCTGTAGGATCTGTGAAGGCTGAAGAGTTAGGGCAGATTCAAACACAAACGGTAGATCAGGCTTTAATAGGAAAAGTTGCCGGAGTTTATGTTCAAAATAGAGGAGGGCAACCAGGAGCCGGAGCTTTTGTGCAAGTTAGAGGGCTCAGCCAAATTAGAGGAGACAATCAACCATTATATGTTATTGATGGAGTTCCAATAAATATCACACCAAATACCGAATCTCTTGGGATTATTAATTATGGTTCGCGTGAAAATCCGCTTTTATCTATAAATCCGGATGATATTGAACGTGTAGATATTTTAAAAGATGCTTCAGCAGCTGCGATCTATGGATCAAGAGCCGCAAATGGTGTTGTAATAGTAACTACAAAACGTGGTAAACGAGGTGAAGCACCAAGATTATCTTTTAATGTAAGTTCTACCATTCAAAATCCGGTGGATACTTATGATTATTTGGATGCCTCAGATTATATATCCTGGACTCAGGGCAATGCTCGTCGTATATTAAGTGGTGTTCCTGAAGAAAATTGGGAATCTGCTTACCCAGTACAAAATAGGATCTTAAAAAATCCAGATAGTTATTTTGGAAATGCAGATGCAAACTGGCAGGATATTATAAAGAATAAAAATGCTTTATGGACAAAGTATAGTCTTAGCGTTAGCGGAGGTACAGAAAAAGCCAGTTACTTCACTTCTCTTGGTATTTCAGATCAGGATGGAGCTATGATAGGTAATAATTTTAAGCGCTACAATTTAAGTACAAACGTAGATGCCAATGTAACCGATCTTTTAAAAGTAGGGACGTCTATTAATTATAATTATTCCATTAATAAGAATAAGGGGTTTACTTCCTTAAGTCAAGGACAATTTAGACCCGATTTAACTCCTTATAATGATGATGGATCATATTCAACTTTTGATGGCGAATATGGTGAGCAGTTTACACTTTTGGGCAATGGAAACCAAATGAGGGATAAAAGAATTTCTAAAAACCTTTTAGCCACGATTTTTGGGGAATATGAGATTATAGATGATTTAAAGTTTAAATCTCGAATTAGTATTGGCTTGAAAGAAGATAATATCGATGAGTTTTACACTTCAAAATCTACAGAGGCTTTATATGAAGGTTTATATTATAGTCGACCTGGTGCTGTTTTAGGTGTACAAACTAATAATAACTGGTCTACGACATTTACAAATACGCTAAACTTCAACAAAACAATTAATAAAAATCATACAATCGATGCTGTTGTTGGAGTTTCTTGGGATCGGAGTCGTTATGATGCAGAATCACAAACTTATAGAGGTTTTCCAGACGATGATATTTTAACTAACATAGCTTCAGCAAGTTTTTTTGATGATGCCAATAGTGAGAGTTTACAGCAGGGCTTAAACTCTATTTTTGGAAGAATAAACTACAATTATAAAAGCAAATACTTAGCTACATTTACTGCACGTAGGGACGGATCAACAAAATTTGGTCCAGATAATCAATTTGGATTTTTCCCTTCTGGTGCTCTTGCCTGGAATATGCATAACGAAGATTTCTTAAGAGAAGTAAGTTTTGTTAATCAACTTAAGCTAAGAGCTTCTTTGGGGCGCGTAGGGTCTGACAATTTACCTTCTTTTACCTACTTGTCCTACTATCAAGCGTTAGAAAATGGAGATTCTTATTATGATGGCCAAAACGGTATAGCTGTTACAGGAGTGCCAAATACAGGAATTAGATGGGAAGAAACCGATCAATTAGATCTTGGTGCAGAATTTAGTTTATTCAATAATCGTTTAGAAGGTGAGATTGTTTATTATGAAAAAAATACTTCCGGTATAATTTTATTTTCCCCAATCCCTGCAGAAACTGGATTCAACTCTTGGAATACTAATATTGCAGATGTTTCGAATAAAGGTTGGGAGATAACAATAGGAGGAGATATCATCAGAAATAAAAATTTCACTTGGAATTCTTCACTTAATATCGCAACTGTTAAAAATAATGTGGATCATTTGTATGGTTCAAATTCAGGAGATCAAACTGGTATTGTAGAAGGTCAGCCTATTGGCGTAATAATGGGGTACGATGTAATTAAAATTGTTCAGACACAGGAAGAAATAGATGAATTAAATAGTACGCTAGATGGTCGCTATCAATCTTCACTAAGACAACCAGGAGATTATCTTTTTAAAGATATAAATGGTGACGGTAAAGTTAATACAAATGATAGAACACCTATTGGTAATCCTAATCCCGATTTCTTTGGGGGGTGGAACAACCGACTTTCTTACAAAAATTGGAGTTTAAACATGAATTGGAATTTTGTTAGTGGAGCGCAACGAGAATATGAAATGATAACAAAATTAAGGTCTATCGATATTAACTCAAATATCACCAATCTAGTAAGTAATACATGGGCAGAAAATAATACTGATGCAACTTATGCCAGACACGGTTCAAGAAGTCACGGCTCTACTCCAAGTTCAAAATCAATTGTAGATGCATCTTACATTAAACTTAGATCTGCTTCTATTAGTTATAATTTGCCTAAAAAATGGTTTGGAGATACAGGAATTTCTAATACTCGATTAACCTTGAGTGGAAATAACCTAATCACTATTACCGATTATCCCGGTTTAGATCCTGAAGATGTTTCTAGTTTTGGTTTTGCAAACCGAAGTACCAATTTCAACTCAGATGATGGACTTTCGTATCCAAATGTTAGAACTTTCACATTTGCTCTAAATGTGACCTTTTAA
- a CDS encoding RagB/SusD family nutrient uptake outer membrane protein yields the protein MKKILYKYISVLTILVTIYSCQLTEELDDYEPLYSLDAEDAIDTQETAELALVGAYSGFTQRSLGSPFPDMFIIPDVLSGYSTVGRIFSSDPEEAAFIQNDPISTGTVRTLNIYTGLYEFINRTNWIISTVEGLDDDIFEPQVRRTEIIAEAKILRALGHFYLLRNFGQFYDINSKYGINTRLEPAKSAEAYSRDSVLETYETILNDLEYGIENGPSLRTKGYTNSTFAKGLKARVLLYMQRYSEAAIVAKEIIESSNSNFSLEPTFLSIFDDHESSVIFQSSEILFGTRGEPAATIGMGSYYSGFFATITQDYLDAVNGSLNVNGQTINIGGSERTEEIFFPNSSYGGYYSTKYTSNFTDGDYDMIYHMRMAEVYLIFAEANARANNMVKPEALEALNTIRLRAGATSTGEGGFEKYTTTISLDQFLTAVRYEKLAELYSEGGETWYDLIRYDYSDGFNSGFQVSDVKASATDPEKFILPIPTETIDAGGNMIVQNPGYDD from the coding sequence ATGAAAAAAATACTATACAAATATATAAGCGTTTTAACGATTTTGGTAACTATATATTCTTGCCAACTAACCGAAGAGCTGGACGATTATGAACCCTTATATTCATTAGACGCCGAAGATGCAATTGATACACAAGAGACTGCAGAATTAGCGTTAGTTGGAGCATATTCTGGTTTTACACAAAGAAGTTTAGGTAGCCCATTTCCAGATATGTTTATTATTCCAGATGTTTTAAGTGGCTATAGCACTGTAGGGCGCATATTTTCTTCAGATCCAGAAGAAGCGGCCTTTATTCAAAACGATCCAATTTCAACTGGTACGGTTAGAACATTAAACATTTATACTGGTTTATATGAATTTATTAATAGAACAAATTGGATAATAAGTACTGTAGAAGGACTTGACGATGATATTTTTGAACCTCAAGTAAGACGTACAGAAATAATTGCTGAAGCTAAAATTCTAAGAGCTTTAGGACATTTTTATTTGTTACGCAATTTTGGTCAGTTTTACGATATTAATTCAAAATATGGTATAAATACAAGATTAGAGCCCGCCAAATCGGCTGAAGCATACTCTAGAGATTCAGTTTTAGAAACTTACGAAACGATATTAAATGATTTGGAATATGGTATTGAGAATGGTCCTAGTTTAAGAACTAAAGGCTATACTAATAGCACCTTTGCAAAAGGATTAAAAGCTAGAGTATTATTATATATGCAGCGTTATAGCGAAGCGGCTATTGTAGCAAAAGAAATAATTGAGAGTTCCAATAGTAACTTCAGTTTAGAACCTACTTTTTTATCTATTTTTGATGATCATGAATCATCCGTAATATTTCAAAGTTCAGAAATTTTATTTGGGACAAGAGGGGAACCTGCAGCTACTATTGGTATGGGATCTTATTACAGTGGTTTTTTTGCCACTATTACTCAGGATTATTTAGATGCAGTTAATGGATCGTTGAATGTTAATGGACAGACAATTAATATTGGTGGTTCAGAACGAACAGAAGAAATATTTTTTCCGAACTCATCGTATGGAGGATATTATTCAACAAAATACACTTCAAATTTCACAGACGGAGATTATGACATGATTTACCATATGCGTATGGCTGAAGTTTATTTAATATTTGCCGAAGCAAATGCCAGAGCAAATAATATGGTAAAACCAGAAGCTTTGGAAGCATTAAATACAATTCGACTTAGGGCAGGGGCAACTTCGACTGGTGAAGGCGGTTTTGAGAAGTATACGACAACTATAAGTTTAGATCAATTTCTTACGGCTGTTCGTTATGAAAAATTAGCAGAGTTGTATTCAGAAGGTGGGGAGACATGGTACGATCTAATTCGCTACGATTATAGCGATGGTTTTAATTCAGGTTTTCAGGTATCTGATGTTAAAGCATCAGCCACAGATCCAGAAAAATTTATTTTACCAATTCCAACTGAGACTATAGATGCAGGAGGGAATATGATTGTTCAAAATCCAGGTTATGACGATTAA